The sequence below is a genomic window from Brevibacillus laterosporus.
ACGTACCAAGCTTTCCTAGTTTTTGTATCGTTTTTTTTTCTAAAAAAATGATAGAATGGGGAAGAAACTTTACAAGCACCAGCTTTTTTACAACGTCTTATCCATGCTTATACGTTATGTAAGAGGACTGGAAATATTTGTGGAATAAAAACAAAAAAACCAACTGAAACGTTTGAAAACAACGTATCGTCAGATGAAGTGAAGGGAGGCAATACTTCGATGCAAACCGACAGTGAAGTTGTACAACAGGTTTTGCAAGGGGACGTCGAAGCTTTTCGTGACATTATTCAAAAATACCAACATATGATCTATATCTTCATATATAAGATGGTAAACAACAAGTCAGACGCTGAAGATCTGACCCAAGAGGTATTTATCAAAGCCTACGAAAAGCTGAACACCTATCGAGGTGAAAGTCAACTAACTACATGGCTCCATACTTTAGCGAGGAATCGTACCATCGACTTTCTCCGGCGCCGGAAGTTCCATGATACGGATGAACAATTGGCTTTCGTCCCTTCAGGAGTACAGAATGAACAACCACAGGAATCGCTTCTGCGAAAAGAACAACAGAAGACCATCGCCGAAGCTTTCGAGCTGCTATCTGACTCCTATAAAGAAGTTATTGTGCTTCGTTGTACGCACGAATATCCCTTTGATAAAATAGCTTCCCTTCTCGGGGTAGCAGAGTCTACAGCACGGGTTCGATATTTACGAGCAAGGCAAGAATTTGCCAAAGTGTTAACGAAGATGGAAGGAGGACTCGTACATGAATTGCCAAGAATTTAAGGCAAAATGGACTAACACTGTTGACGACGACACCGCTCTTTCCCATTTAGAATTCTGTGATGAATGCTTGGCTTGGCTAGAAAATGAGTGGTCATCTAACGAAGAAAATTTATTCCTAAAAGAGATTCCACACCCTTCCGTTGACTTGGAAAATAGCATTATGAATAAGATATATGCCGCTCCACAGCATCAAGGAGGATTTAGTCAATCTGAAAAAACGGAGCGAGGAATCATTCCACTTGCAGTAACTGATCAAACAAAAGGAAGTAGCAACACCAAAGCCAAACGCTTTAAATTCTTATCCTATCCGGTCTTGGGCGCAGCTAGCGTTCTATTGGTCATGGGACTTGTCGGCGTCCAAGCTTTAAATGGAGGATTTACAGGTGGAGTTGATCATCCTCCACAGGTAGCTTATGCACCGGTTCCAGAGGAGCCAACCTCCTATATGGCTCAGTCACCACAAATCGATACCAAACAAGCTCCTACGAGTTCGAATTTGCCTGAGACAAATTCGTTGGTAACTGACCAAAAAACAGGATCACAGGAGACTTCTGTTCCTACCATGCAAAAAGCAGAAGGAACAACGGAAAAAAAGGAACCAAAGCCTGTTAGAAATGAAAAAGATACTGCGGTAGCTCAGGCGAAGAAAAC
It includes:
- a CDS encoding RNA polymerase sigma factor; the encoded protein is MQTDSEVVQQVLQGDVEAFRDIIQKYQHMIYIFIYKMVNNKSDAEDLTQEVFIKAYEKLNTYRGESQLTTWLHTLARNRTIDFLRRRKFHDTDEQLAFVPSGVQNEQPQESLLRKEQQKTIAEAFELLSDSYKEVIVLRCTHEYPFDKIASLLGVAESTARVRYLRARQEFAKVLTKMEGGLVHELPRI